In Penaeus monodon isolate SGIC_2016 chromosome 15, NSTDA_Pmon_1, whole genome shotgun sequence, a genomic segment contains:
- the LOC119582147 gene encoding uncharacterized protein LOC119582147, which yields MTRIYIHTRIHSLYYILPQTIVLVSVSVASAAPQEGYNYQAPTGQGSQFSSGAGQFSGTGSGQYSGNAQFAPAQYSFQWDVNNQAFGNFYGHKEQRENDYTEGR from the coding sequence ATGAcccggatatacatacatactcgaaTACATTCTTTATACTATATTCTTCCCCAGACCATAGTACTAGTGAGTGTTTCGGTGGCGTCGGCGGCTCCCCAGGAAGGGTACAACTACCAGGCTCCTACCGGTCAGGGGTCCCAGTTCTCGTCAGGGGCAGGCCAGTTCTCCGGTACCGGTTCTGGACAGTATTCTGGAAATGCGCAGTTTGCTCCGGCGCAGTACAGCTTCCAGTGGGATGTCAACAATCAAGCCTTTGGCAACTTCTACGGCcacaaagaacagagagaaaacgatTACACCGAGGGGAGGTAA